The following proteins are encoded in a genomic region of Methylococcales bacterium:
- a CDS encoding FMN-binding protein, producing MLKKIALLFFISCSIVFAETYQSKDDFLNQIFTDTLPEPQLLWLDKTIKPHVEKILQHKMSFLRTRYWQNADKSVWILDEIGKTKLITVAVVVEQQKISQLKVLAFRESRGWEVKHDFFTQQFKNISLADNLQLTQAIDGISGATLSVRALTKIAKLALFFDQKINEEK from the coding sequence ATGTTAAAAAAAATAGCTTTATTATTCTTTATTAGTTGCTCAATTGTTTTTGCTGAAACCTATCAAAGTAAGGACGATTTTTTAAATCAAATTTTTACCGACACCCTGCCTGAACCTCAGCTATTATGGCTTGATAAAACCATAAAGCCTCATGTTGAAAAAATTCTTCAACATAAAATGAGTTTTTTACGCACGCGTTATTGGCAAAATGCGGATAAAAGTGTCTGGATATTGGATGAAATAGGTAAAACGAAACTCATTACCGTCGCCGTCGTTGTTGAACAACAAAAAATTAGCCAATTAAAAGTACTGGCCTTCCGAGAAAGTCGAGGGTGGGAAGTTAAACATGACTTTTTTACCCAGCAATTTAAAAACATAAGCTTAGCGGATAATTTACAACTAACTCAGGCTATTGATGGAATTTCAGGGGCCACACTTTCTGTTCGAGCTTTAACTAAAATAGCTAAACTCGCTTTATTCTTTGACCAAAAAATTAATGAAGAAAAATAG
- a CDS encoding YigZ family protein yields the protein MYCVKSTHIIEEIIKKSRFIGIIMSCESEGHCLESLNQLHQAYPQASHIAFAYRIKSSTGLVYRFHDAGEPSGTAGKPIFKHLEGKQLINVLIVVIRYFGGIKLGAGGLTRAYGNTASKVIATTELISYIDYVTINVCLAYPQMQLFEYQLKKLEGKIIDQNFTDKIRLLIIIPQQNLNKLTSLYSRETRVIKK from the coding sequence ATGTATTGTGTTAAATCTACACACATAATTGAAGAAATTATTAAGAAATCACGTTTTATAGGGATTATTATGTCCTGTGAATCAGAAGGTCATTGTTTAGAATCCCTAAATCAGCTTCATCAAGCCTACCCACAGGCCAGTCATATTGCATTTGCTTATCGAATAAAATCGTCAACAGGATTAGTTTATCGTTTTCATGATGCAGGTGAACCTTCGGGGACTGCGGGGAAACCTATTTTCAAGCATTTGGAAGGCAAGCAATTAATTAACGTGCTAATCGTCGTTATTCGTTATTTTGGCGGTATAAAATTAGGAGCAGGTGGATTAACCCGTGCTTATGGTAATACCGCGTCTAAAGTAATTGCCACGACTGAACTTATTAGTTATATCGACTATGTAACGATTAACGTTTGTTTAGCCTATCCACAAATGCAATTATTTGAATATCAATTAAAAAAATTAGAGGGTAAAATTATAGATCAGAATTTTACGGATAAAATACGACTTTTAATCATAATTCCTCAACAAAATTTAAATAAACTGACTAGCCTTTATAGTAGAGAGACTCGTGTTATAAAAAAATAA
- a CDS encoding EndoU domain-containing protein translates to MLPVAAHAELSCQSKLVTWSDSRPAVNLKHIFCGESKNGRNKGVHSNYLLSTSPLVTGISNKKQLKGGIYSAKVKFSDGKSKFSTFFPDHCTLATITRSVIYASTHKTANHRQWGILGQSAPKPDSRGYCLQFNGDTFTIRMGLMKNGSRVNTAFPQP, encoded by the coding sequence ATGCTTCCAGTCGCAGCTCATGCCGAACTTTCTTGTCAAAGCAAGCTGGTAACATGGAGTGACAGCCGACCTGCGGTTAATTTAAAACATATTTTTTGTGGTGAAAGTAAGAACGGGCGCAATAAAGGCGTTCATTCCAATTATTTACTCTCAACCTCCCCCCTTGTCACGGGAATTTCTAATAAAAAACAACTCAAAGGCGGGATTTATAGTGCTAAAGTTAAATTTAGCGATGGAAAAAGTAAGTTTTCTACTTTTTTCCCCGATCATTGTACGTTAGCGACGATTACCCGATCGGTGATTTATGCCTCTACTCATAAGACCGCTAACCATCGACAATGGGGAATTTTAGGGCAATCCGCCCCTAAACCTGACAGTAGAGGTTATTGTTTACAATTTAATGGCGATACGTTTACGATACGAATGGGATTAATGAAAAATGGAAGCCGGGTTAATACCGCCTTTCCTCAACCTTAA
- a CDS encoding phospholipase D-like domain-containing protein, whose translation MQIAEHYAKPVQGELGGSFARTNDFNHKFFLRWGKIDFELFQGDQINLKVILKVYRNHNICETYIVDTDAYDIKWNHHKRRTRDFYLHPFSNSFGSINCVKFSFIIHQGNHSIASKKDYVFMDWSLLHGDSGKPQTREITALHSTPNSYQTYELQANALQDDVNWINHHFESLHLMPKFTKGQPNHPYHPKSYIHSLIDKVITSKQQSPDRLCTIKVSVDCIDDTDFITHLIHASTQGVWVQCIVDWRKMTLTNSPNYARLKQAGVELMGVVCSPNHSLIEVEPDMHTKFIIFNDEDCILGSFNITFDRWWANWESGMTFHSKGVCRLLDNIFQSQRGGVIQHYGIDPFSHFNLLYTFGHHTLQNGENYLPHHAILAEINRAQTSIKISLFLIGELLGNHNDSVICALIHAKNRGVHVHILFNGHLARQGKIGVERTMEEELNRPLLPVIDRLKSAGIVVGLVYGQDDHPIPYSPIHSKYCIIDKSIMIEGSFNWYNTSVFSHDLIVIAANSEIVKPYLYEFERIQQLFRVY comes from the coding sequence ATGCAAATAGCTGAACACTACGCCAAACCAGTACAAGGTGAGTTAGGGGGTTCATTCGCTAGAACCAATGATTTTAATCATAAATTTTTTTTACGCTGGGGGAAAATTGACTTTGAACTCTTTCAAGGCGATCAAATTAATTTAAAAGTTATTTTAAAGGTTTATCGAAATCATAATATTTGTGAAACTTATATCGTAGATACCGATGCCTATGATATTAAATGGAACCATCATAAACGTAGAACAAGAGATTTTTACCTCCATCCCTTTTCCAATTCGTTTGGTTCCATTAATTGTGTTAAATTTTCGTTTATTATTCATCAAGGTAACCACTCCATTGCCTCGAAAAAAGATTATGTGTTTATGGATTGGTCGCTATTACATGGGGATTCAGGTAAACCACAAACCCGTGAAATAACCGCGCTTCACTCGACACCCAATAGCTATCAAACCTATGAGTTACAAGCCAATGCGCTACAAGATGATGTTAATTGGATAAATCATCATTTTGAATCATTGCATTTGATGCCTAAGTTTACCAAAGGACAGCCTAATCATCCTTACCATCCTAAAAGCTATATCCATTCCCTCATTGATAAGGTTATTACCTCAAAACAACAATCGCCCGATCGACTTTGTACGATTAAAGTAAGTGTTGATTGTATTGATGATACGGATTTCATAACCCATTTAATTCATGCCAGCACACAAGGCGTTTGGGTGCAATGCATTGTGGATTGGCGAAAAATGACCTTAACCAACAGTCCTAATTATGCACGTTTAAAACAAGCAGGCGTTGAACTCATGGGGGTTGTCTGTAGCCCGAATCACTCACTTATTGAAGTTGAACCCGATATGCACACAAAATTCATTATTTTTAATGATGAAGATTGTATCTTAGGCTCGTTTAATATCACCTTTGATCGCTGGTGGGCAAACTGGGAATCAGGAATGACCTTTCATTCTAAGGGCGTTTGCCGATTGCTCGACAATATTTTTCAAAGCCAACGAGGCGGAGTTATTCAGCACTACGGCATAGATCCTTTTAGCCACTTTAACTTGCTTTATACCTTTGGGCATCACACGCTGCAAAATGGAGAAAATTATTTACCTCATCATGCTATTTTAGCTGAAATTAATCGCGCTCAAACCTCCATTAAAATAAGTTTGTTTTTGATTGGCGAATTATTAGGCAATCATAATGACAGTGTCATTTGTGCGTTAATTCATGCTAAAAATAGAGGGGTTCATGTCCATATATTATTCAATGGTCATTTAGCGAGGCAAGGAAAAATTGGGGTCGAGCGAACGATGGAAGAAGAGTTAAATCGTCCTCTGCTGCCTGTGATTGATCGTTTAAAATCAGCGGGGATTGTTGTAGGTCTGGTTTATGGTCAAGACGATCACCCCATCCCTTACTCTCCCATCCATTCTAAATATTGTATTATTGATAAATCTATTATGATAGAGGGAAGTTTTAATTGGTATAATACCTCTGTTTTTTCGCATGACTTAATTGTTATTGCAGCCAATTCTGAAATTGTAAAACCCTATTTATACGAGTTTGAACGAATACAGCAATTATTTCGAGTTTATTAA
- a CDS encoding porin — protein sequence MRIIRICITIDTYLYLMDFSMLSTQSYLTIIIASSLLLTSTAHAITADELAVQFEAYKKQQAIALEKISRENSSLKQQNKTLKTKLESTQKQVKNNTVAVETVSDNVTVSSQVSGFFNNTTIGGYGELHYTNRSRENGRHQEQVNFHRFVLFFGHEFSDNLQFFSELELENSIAGDGQSGEIELEQAYLEYYFNDNFSAKAGLFLMPIGTINETHEPYTFYGVERNEVEKYIIPTTWWEAGIGARYKFDNGLSVDAAVMTGLEMGNDYSVRSGRGKVSKQQANEPIIVARVKYTGVPGLEVAATVLHQTDMGQGDNPSADKVDVGSGTLVETHAIYSHSVGPGVFTAKALYSRWQITINGDANQAAETQYGWYLEPSYRLPTNYGDVGIYGRFQKLDYYSGRDKNYNIWEVGANWWIHENVVLKVNYIYKQDTLTENSDERGFDLGIGYSF from the coding sequence TTGCGAATCATTCGTATTTGTATTACTATAGACACTTATCTTTATCTTATGGACTTTTCTATGTTATCCACTCAATCTTATTTGACGATCATCATAGCTTCAAGCTTATTATTAACCTCAACAGCCCACGCAATTACCGCCGATGAATTAGCGGTTCAATTTGAAGCGTATAAAAAACAACAAGCAATTGCATTAGAAAAAATTTCACGCGAAAACTCAAGCTTAAAACAACAAAATAAAACCTTAAAAACCAAACTTGAAAGCACTCAAAAACAAGTTAAAAATAATACGGTCGCGGTTGAAACCGTGAGTGATAATGTAACCGTCAGCTCACAAGTAAGCGGCTTCTTTAATAATACGACCATAGGCGGTTATGGCGAATTACACTACACGAACCGTAGTCGAGAAAATGGCCGCCATCAAGAACAAGTTAACTTTCATCGCTTCGTTTTATTTTTTGGTCATGAATTTTCTGATAATTTACAGTTTTTTTCTGAATTAGAACTCGAGAATTCCATTGCAGGTGATGGTCAAAGTGGCGAAATTGAATTAGAACAGGCGTATTTAGAATATTATTTTAATGATAACTTTTCTGCAAAAGCGGGTTTATTTTTAATGCCAATAGGCACTATCAATGAAACTCATGAACCTTATACCTTTTATGGCGTAGAGCGTAATGAAGTTGAAAAATATATTATTCCTACAACATGGTGGGAAGCGGGGATTGGAGCCCGCTATAAATTTGATAATGGCTTAAGTGTGGATGCCGCTGTAATGACGGGGTTAGAAATGGGCAATGACTATTCGGTTCGCTCAGGTCGTGGTAAAGTCTCCAAGCAACAAGCGAATGAACCTATTATTGTTGCTCGCGTTAAATATACGGGCGTTCCTGGTTTAGAAGTTGCCGCAACCGTACTGCATCAAACCGATATGGGACAAGGTGATAACCCAAGTGCGGATAAAGTGGATGTCGGTTCAGGAACATTAGTTGAAACCCATGCGATTTATAGTCATAGTGTAGGACCTGGTGTCTTTACCGCTAAAGCACTTTATAGTCGTTGGCAGATTACTATAAATGGCGATGCCAACCAAGCCGCCGAAACACAATACGGCTGGTATTTAGAACCAAGCTACCGTTTACCTACAAATTATGGTGATGTCGGTATTTACGGACGCTTTCAAAAACTTGATTACTACAGTGGTCGTGACAAAAATTATAATATATGGGAAGTGGGCGCAAATTGGTGGATACATGAAAATGTAGTCTTAAAGGTAAATTATATCTATAAACAAGATACCTTAACGGAAAATAGCGATGAGCGAGGCTTTGATTTAGGGATTGGTTATAGCTTCTAA
- a CDS encoding MOSC domain-containing protein, translating into MPPFLSQLIIYPIKSLAGIHVNHWPVNEKGLRYDRKWMLIDSDNKFLSQRRLPKMALIKTHLVDTTLILSAPEMDAIQLSLKDTTEGEPVITHIWHDDCLARCVSTELDQWFTTFLKQPCRLVYQPDSVNRIVDLTYATPTDKVNFSDGFPFLILSEASLKSLNEAMQLEVTMARFRPNLVIANCKAYAEDYWREIMIGEINFRLPKPCSRCSVPAINPNNAEITKEPLTTLNRLRKWQHKIFFGQNALHDQQGLLNINDPLIIHLSGKSQPPLI; encoded by the coding sequence ATGCCCCCTTTTTTAAGTCAACTTATTATTTACCCTATAAAATCATTAGCAGGGATTCATGTTAATCACTGGCCTGTCAATGAAAAAGGGTTACGCTATGATCGAAAATGGATGTTAATTGACTCGGATAATAAATTTTTATCTCAACGCCGTTTACCTAAAATGGCCTTAATTAAAACCCATCTAGTTGATACCACCTTAATTTTATCCGCGCCTGAAATGGATGCTATTCAACTCTCATTAAAGGACACAACCGAAGGTGAGCCTGTCATCACCCATATCTGGCATGATGACTGTTTAGCGCGTTGTGTCTCTACAGAATTAGACCAATGGTTTACGACCTTTTTGAAACAACCCTGTCGTTTAGTCTATCAACCTGACTCGGTTAATCGTATTGTTGATTTAACCTATGCAACCCCAACCGATAAGGTTAATTTTAGTGATGGTTTTCCTTTTCTCATCCTTTCAGAAGCCTCTTTAAAATCACTTAATGAGGCGATGCAATTAGAAGTCACCATGGCCCGCTTTCGACCTAATTTAGTCATTGCCAATTGCAAGGCTTATGCGGAAGATTATTGGCGAGAAATAATGATTGGTGAAATTAATTTCCGATTACCAAAACCCTGTTCTCGCTGCTCAGTTCCTGCCATAAATCCCAACAATGCTGAAATAACAAAAGAGCCGTTAACAACGCTTAATCGTTTACGAAAATGGCAGCATAAAATATTTTTTGGACAAAATGCGTTACACGATCAACAAGGTCTATTAAACATTAATGACCCATTAATTATTCATCTGAGTGGAAAATCTCAACCCCCGCTTATTTAA
- a CDS encoding TerD family protein — protein sequence MAVQLNKGGRLSLSKENPGLKKIQVGLGWDERQTDGATYDLDASAFILDASDKVRSDSDFIFYNNLTGANNAVEHQGDNLTGDGEGDDEVVKLDLSLLNQQMDIAKIAIVVTIHDADAKNQNFGQIENAFIRIVNDETNQEIVRFDLTEDYSIETAMIFGEIYKKNGEWRFSAVGQGFAGGLSAVCSRYGIDAA from the coding sequence ATGGCCGTACAATTAAACAAAGGTGGCAGGCTGTCACTTTCCAAAGAAAACCCAGGTTTAAAAAAAATCCAAGTCGGTTTAGGCTGGGATGAGCGTCAAACAGATGGCGCAACCTATGATTTAGATGCCTCCGCATTTATTTTAGACGCATCCGATAAAGTAAGAAGTGATTCTGATTTTATTTTTTATAATAATTTAACGGGGGCAAATAATGCCGTTGAACATCAAGGTGATAATTTAACAGGCGATGGCGAAGGCGATGATGAAGTGGTAAAGCTGGACTTATCCCTTCTTAACCAGCAAATGGATATTGCAAAAATTGCAATTGTCGTTACCATCCACGATGCCGATGCAAAAAATCAAAATTTTGGACAGATAGAAAATGCGTTTATTCGTATTGTTAATGATGAGACCAACCAAGAAATTGTACGTTTTGACTTAACCGAAGATTATTCCATTGAAACCGCCATGATTTTTGGTGAAATTTATAAGAAAAATGGGGAATGGCGTTTTTCAGCCGTCGGTCAAGGTTTTGCGGGGGGCTTATCCGCTGTTTGTAGTCGTTATGGCATTGATGCCGCTTAA
- a CDS encoding PepSY-associated TM helix domain-containing protein, with the protein MKKNSHSFWRLLYKAHRYMGLISALVLLVLAITGIALNHTDTLKLDSRYTHNPYLLTWYGILSPNATRVFKTSQHYISQFDKQLYLNKSVISNTTEVLQGAIETHDFIVIALENSLILLSLDGAIIEHIEQPRLEKIGINTQQHIFIKQLKTILVSDDGLLSWKSASTTQIQWSQTAKLPESIETVIKQEFRGTILPLERIFLDLHSGRFFGKIGVFIVDACGILLILLIFSGLSIWLKHALKKLLPPYK; encoded by the coding sequence ATGAAGAAAAATAGCCATTCCTTTTGGCGATTACTTTATAAAGCCCATCGTTATATGGGATTAATTTCCGCGTTGGTTTTATTAGTACTCGCTATAACAGGCATTGCTTTAAATCATACCGACACCTTAAAATTAGATAGTCGTTATACGCATAACCCTTATTTACTTACTTGGTATGGCATCCTTTCCCCAAATGCAACCCGTGTTTTCAAAACATCTCAGCACTACATCAGTCAATTCGACAAACAACTTTATTTAAATAAATCGGTTATTTCAAACACCACTGAGGTTTTACAAGGGGCGATTGAAACCCATGATTTCATTGTTATCGCATTAGAAAATAGCCTGATATTACTCTCTTTAGACGGGGCTATCATTGAACACATTGAACAGCCTCGTTTAGAAAAAATAGGGATAAATACCCAACAACATATTTTTATTAAGCAATTAAAAACTATTTTAGTCTCCGATGATGGCTTACTTAGCTGGAAATCGGCATCAACAACACAAATTCAATGGTCACAAACGGCAAAATTACCTGAATCCATAGAGACCGTTATTAAACAAGAATTTCGTGGTACAATTCTTCCCCTAGAACGTATTTTTTTAGATCTACACAGTGGACGATTCTTTGGAAAAATAGGCGTTTTTATTGTCGATGCCTGTGGCATCTTATTAATCTTACTTATTTTTTCAGGGTTGAGTATTTGGTTAAAACATGCCCTTAAAAAACTATTACCGCCCTATAAATGA
- a CDS encoding uracil-DNA glycosylase, with protein MTFTKQIFDLQCEQCPRLSSFLKEVKRQYPDYHARPVAPFGDANAQLLVVGLAPGMHGANATGRPFTGDYAGLLLYQALYDFGFSNQADSRSLEDGLILQNARITNAVKCLPPQNKPTGAEVNLCNHYLQAEIKTLPKKSVLLALGGLAHNAILKAYQLKLSSAKFGHNAFYQLPDGRYLVDSYHTSRYNIQTKRLNSEMFAAVFSQIQTLLA; from the coding sequence ATGACTTTTACAAAACAAATTTTTGATCTTCAATGTGAGCAATGTCCTCGTTTAAGCTCTTTTTTAAAAGAGGTTAAACGTCAGTACCCTGATTATCATGCGCGTCCTGTTGCTCCTTTTGGTGATGCGAATGCTCAATTATTAGTGGTGGGGTTAGCCCCTGGTATGCACGGTGCAAATGCAACAGGCCGTCCTTTTACAGGTGATTATGCAGGATTATTACTCTATCAAGCGTTGTATGATTTTGGCTTTAGTAATCAAGCCGATTCGAGGTCATTAGAGGATGGGCTTATACTTCAAAATGCGCGGATTACCAATGCGGTTAAATGTTTGCCGCCTCAAAATAAACCCACAGGTGCGGAAGTTAATCTTTGCAATCATTATTTGCAGGCAGAAATAAAAACGCTGCCTAAAAAATCAGTTTTATTAGCGTTGGGTGGACTTGCCCATAATGCAATTTTAAAGGCGTATCAGTTAAAATTAAGCAGTGCAAAATTTGGACACAATGCATTCTATCAATTACCTGATGGACGATATTTGGTTGATTCCTATCATACCAGTCGTTATAACATTCAAACTAAACGCTTAAACAGTGAAATGTTTGCCGCTGTTTTTTCTCAGATTCAAACCTTGTTAGCTTAA
- a CDS encoding VWA domain-containing protein has translation MRRLPVYLVLDTSASMAGKPLDAVKQGLNALILTLRQDPYTLETAYISIITFNSTAKQTIPLTNLISFQMPSIEVEGMTALGDALSLTADCIEKEVIKTTATQRGDWRPMVFLMTDGEPTHNWSKGLERFKALNLQMVIGCAAGHSVNPQVLKQIANVVVRLDSANESTIKSFFKWVSASVSSHSHKVNLTKLSTLNINDLPSLPAEITVIS, from the coding sequence ATGCGACGATTACCCGTTTATTTAGTTCTTGACACCTCAGCATCTATGGCAGGAAAGCCTCTTGATGCGGTTAAGCAAGGATTAAACGCGCTTATTTTAACCCTACGACAAGACCCTTATACCTTAGAAACCGCTTACATTAGCATTATTACCTTTAATTCTACCGCCAAACAAACGATTCCTTTAACCAATTTAATCAGTTTTCAAATGCCCAGCATCGAAGTCGAAGGAATGACCGCCCTAGGCGATGCCCTCTCATTAACGGCCGACTGTATTGAAAAAGAAGTCATCAAAACCACCGCAACACAACGTGGAGATTGGCGACCTATGGTCTTTTTAATGACCGATGGCGAGCCAACGCATAATTGGTCAAAAGGTTTAGAACGATTTAAAGCCTTAAACTTACAAATGGTGATCGGTTGTGCGGCAGGTCATTCCGTCAATCCCCAAGTATTAAAACAAATTGCCAATGTCGTGGTACGACTGGATAGTGCCAATGAATCAACCATTAAATCTTTTTTTAAATGGGTGTCTGCCAGTGTCAGTAGCCATAGCCATAAAGTCAATTTAACAAAATTAAGTACACTTAATATCAATGATTTACCTTCCCTACCCGCAGAAATCACGGTTATTTCCTAA
- the pabC gene encoding aminodeoxychorismate lyase produces MMLVNGQPQTQINVADRGFQYGDGLFETIEILNSQLVFFEQHLQRLIQGCERLLFPPLDRQRITEEALHSAKNCSHGILKIIITRGTGGRGYQQPQTIIPTRVLSRHPFPDYPDSFQKQGINVKLCQQRLALNPTLAGLKHLNRLEQVLARAEWSDLAIQEGLMRDLNGHVIEGTMSNIFFVTDNKLYTPSLEQAGIAGIMRGFVLEKAATLGIECQQGIVTLQTLLAADEIFMTNSIIGIWAVNQLDAHVFHKGPLTQQLHALLTQHKQQFL; encoded by the coding sequence ATGATGTTAGTGAATGGCCAACCGCAAACACAGATTAATGTCGCTGACCGAGGATTTCAATACGGGGATGGTTTATTTGAAACCATTGAAATTTTAAATAGCCAACTTGTTTTTTTTGAGCAACATCTACAACGTTTAATACAAGGCTGTGAGCGATTATTATTCCCCCCATTAGATCGCCAACGCATCACCGAAGAAGCCCTACACAGTGCCAAAAACTGTTCTCACGGTATTTTAAAAATTATTATTACCCGAGGAACGGGGGGACGCGGCTATCAACAACCTCAAACCATTATTCCTACCCGTGTTTTATCGCGTCACCCCTTCCCCGATTATCCTGATAGCTTCCAAAAACAAGGCATTAACGTTAAATTATGCCAACAACGATTAGCATTAAACCCAACGCTTGCAGGACTTAAACATTTAAATCGTTTAGAACAAGTCCTTGCGCGTGCGGAATGGTCTGATTTAGCAATTCAAGAAGGCCTGATGCGAGACCTTAACGGTCACGTTATCGAAGGGACAATGAGCAATATTTTTTTTGTGACCGACAATAAACTTTATACGCCTTCTTTAGAACAAGCGGGAATTGCAGGTATAATGCGCGGCTTCGTATTAGAAAAAGCAGCCACATTAGGAATAGAATGCCAACAAGGAATAGTTACCCTGCAAACATTATTGGCGGCTGATGAAATTTTTATGACCAATTCGATTATCGGAATCTGGGCCGTTAATCAATTAGATGCTCACGTTTTTCATAAAGGCCCCTTAACTCAACAATTACACGCGTTACTCACACAACATAAGCAGCAATTTTTATGA
- a CDS encoding endonuclease/exonuclease/phosphatase family protein, with the protein MKMDKIKLLYVENIITRKTSLVQQQLTFFILVENVSYSKQVDVIWAGEDDIWHTLPVNFHGMQGLDKEHWHATINFDLTPKQSLAGNIKFSLRYRVSGKEYWDNNHGLNYAAEADSGIQLTHNQQIQNVGFDNHLEDKPQSIALTIAVANAFNAKTVTIHWTTNRWETTHKTKCCLNHNYWDTNFQSNARNPNQYETQLWTAELKGEDWFKSEYIIKCENSAQTLWENNAEHNYRFQHERLKILILNLHCYQEENQDDKFTQIAKTIDKLEIDIVCLQEVAEYWRDGEGDWESNSAKIINDRLNKPFYLHNDWSHLGFDKYREGVAILSRYPLSNKESSYVSESHDIYSIHSRKVVAAEVYVPFIGKINVFSAHLSWLEDGFKAQFEQLQQWADKNNRDEIKATLLCGDFNVAAGSSGYQLIVDSGDYEDQFLAINKQGVFEKVFKVNDDHWRELLADDYRIDYIFMKKGSELQITSAKVIFTDQDYGPVSDHCGYFMTFEPR; encoded by the coding sequence ATGAAGATGGATAAAATAAAATTACTTTATGTAGAAAATATAATCACTCGAAAAACATCCCTCGTTCAACAACAGCTCACATTTTTTATTTTGGTTGAAAATGTCAGTTACAGCAAACAAGTCGATGTTATCTGGGCGGGAGAAGATGATATTTGGCATACCTTACCCGTTAATTTTCATGGTATGCAAGGGCTTGATAAGGAGCATTGGCACGCGACAATTAATTTTGATTTAACGCCAAAACAATCCCTAGCAGGTAACATTAAATTTAGTTTACGTTATCGGGTTTCAGGCAAAGAATATTGGGATAATAATCATGGGCTTAATTATGCCGCTGAAGCCGATTCGGGTATCCAATTAACCCATAACCAGCAAATACAAAATGTAGGTTTTGATAATCATCTTGAAGATAAGCCCCAATCTATTGCCCTCACGATTGCGGTGGCAAATGCATTTAATGCAAAAACAGTCACCATTCACTGGACGACCAATCGCTGGGAAACGACCCATAAAACAAAGTGTTGTTTGAATCATAATTACTGGGACACGAATTTTCAAAGCAATGCTAGAAATCCAAATCAATATGAGACTCAGCTTTGGACGGCTGAATTAAAAGGCGAGGATTGGTTTAAATCAGAATATATTATTAAGTGTGAAAATAGTGCGCAAACGTTATGGGAGAATAATGCAGAACATAATTATCGTTTTCAGCATGAACGATTAAAAATTCTTATCCTCAACTTACATTGCTATCAAGAAGAAAATCAGGATGATAAATTCACACAAATTGCAAAAACGATTGATAAATTAGAAATTGATATTGTCTGTTTACAGGAAGTCGCTGAATACTGGCGGGATGGTGAGGGCGACTGGGAGTCTAATTCGGCAAAAATTATTAATGACCGTTTAAATAAACCCTTTTACCTTCATAACGACTGGTCACATTTAGGCTTTGATAAATACAGGGAAGGCGTGGCTATTTTAAGCCGTTACCCGTTGTCGAATAAAGAATCAAGCTATGTCTCAGAAAGTCATGATATTTACAGTATTCATTCCCGTAAAGTCGTTGCCGCTGAAGTTTATGTCCCTTTCATCGGTAAAATCAATGTCTTTTCTGCCCATTTAAGTTGGCTGGAAGATGGTTTTAAAGCTCAATTCGAACAATTACAACAATGGGCCGATAAAAATAACCGTGATGAGATTAAAGCCACGTTACTTTGTGGTGATTTTAATGTTGCCGCAGGCTCTAGCGGCTATCAATTAATCGTTGATTCAGGGGATTATGAAGATCAATTTTTAGCGATTAATAAACAGGGGGTTTTTGAAAAAGTTTTCAAGGTTAATGATGACCATTGGCGTGAGCTTTTAGCCGATGATTACCGAATTGACTATATTTTTATGAAAAAAGGTAGCGAATTACAGATCACTTCTGCTAAGGTTATTTTTACGGATCAAGATTATGGGCCAGTCTCAGATCATTGTGGTTACTTTATGACATTTGAACCTCGTTAA